The Legionella lansingensis DNA window AGTTAACTAAAATCCTTAAAAACCGGGCTGAAACAGCTCATGTTCCGATTATTTTAATCACTGCTAAAGCAGGAGATGATGCTGTTGTGAGCAGTTTGGAGGTGGGGGCTGATGATTACTTGGCCAAGCCTTTTACACCTGAGGAACTCATCGCGCGTACTACCGCAGCCTACAAACACTACCAAGATTACTTACAAACCTGTGAGTTAAATTCCCAGTTGCTGAGCATCGCAAGACGTGCGGGGATGGCCGATCTAGCCACATCCATTCTTCATAATATTGGTAATGTACTCAACAGCGTTAATGTTTCTCTTGATATGATTAAAGAAAATACAAACCAACCCTACATCCATGATCTAACCACCGTCTCCACGATACTCAAAGATCATCAAGCGAACTTAGCTCACTTCCTAACTGAAGATATAAAAGGAAAAATGGTACCTGACTACCTTATGGCATTAATAAGAAAAATTAATCATCACTATGAGAACATCACCAAGGAAGTACGTTGCTTGCGAGAGCAAATTAACCATATTGCAGATGTGGTCGCTATGCAGGAAACGATGAGTGGCATATCAGGTGTCGTAGAAAAAATACTTCTCTCCGAAGCAATTGAAACCGCAATTACCATGTGCAAAGCCTCCTTAGATAAAAAAGACATCAACGTTCGATTAGAGATTAAAGATCCTGTCTTTATCACTACAGATAAAGCCAAATTACTACAAATCTTGATTAATTTGATTCAGAATGCAAATGACGCTCTATCTGGTCAACAAGCAACCTCCAAAGATAAATGGATTCGCTTCATTGTTGAAGAACAACCTCTAAACCAAGGCGTAACCATTACCGTTCAGGACAACGGCATCGGCATAAAAGAAGAACATCGAGATCAAATTTTTAGTTTTGGTTTTACTACTAAACCTTTTGGGCATGGTTTTGGGTTGCACGCTAGTGCCCTTGCAGCAAAAGAGTTAGGCGGAAGTTTGCAAATGAAGAGCCAAGGTAGAGGTTATGGTGCAGAATTTATTTTGACGTTGCCTTTGAAGCAAGCTAAGCGGAGATATGTTAATGAGAGCAGCTACGAAAAACGTGAAAATCCTCATTATTGATGATAATCCTGCAATTCATTCGGATTTTATTAAAATATTGACGACCAAAAACTCGTCAGATGATCTAGAATTGGCCAATTTTGAACAGAAAGTGCTAGGAAAAAAAAACCAAGAACCTACTCTACCAGCTTTTAGGCTTGTTACAGCAACACAAGGGCAAGAAGGGGTAGAGAAAATCTCACAAGCCGTACAAGAAAACGATCCTTACGCTCTAGCTTTCGTGGATATCAGAATGCCGCCTGGTTGGGATGGTATTGAGACAGCCAAAAAAATTTGGGAAATCGACCCTAATATTCAAATCGTCATTTGCACCGCTTACTCTGATTACAGTTGGGAAGAAACCATTCAACATTTAGGGCAAAGAGAAAATTTGCTAATACTCAAGAAACCTTTCGATAGCATTGCTGTAAGGCAACTATCCTGTGCTCTGACCAAAAAATGGCAGTTGTTGCAACAAAATCGAGAATATACCCAGCTGCTAGAGCAACAAGTTAAAGAGCGAACGCAATCTTTACAAGAATCACTTTCAGTGACCCGTGGAACACTTGAATCCTCAGCAGATGGCATTTTAGTTATGAACAATAATGAGGAAATCATTGATTTTAATGCAAATCTTGTGAATATGTTTAAGGTTCCAAATAGGCTTATGAATACACAAAAAGCCGGACTTGTTCTTGAATATATTGCGGAAAGGTTAGAAAAATCAGAACATTTTTTAAAATTAACTGAAAAAATGACTCATCTAAAAAATACGACAAAAACGACGACACTAAAGTGCAAGGACTCACGTATTCTTGATATTTACACACAACCTTACAAGCTTAACAAAAAAATTTGTGGCCGTATCTGGTGTTTCCGTGACATCACCAAGCGAGCATTATTAGAGGAGCAGCTGCAATATCAAGCAACCCATGATTCACTTACAGAATTACCCAATCGTGTTCTGTTAACCGACCGGTTAGCTCAATTAATCTCCCATGCAAAACGTAATAAGAGTAATTTTTGTGTTTTATTTTTAGATATCGATCGATTTAAATTAATTAACGACAGTTTTAGCCATACGGCTGGCGATAAACTATTAAAAGATGTTGTAGAACGCATTCGTCACGTTATGCGTGAAGAAGATACCTTAGCAAGGCTCGGGGGTGATGAATTTGTGGCCGTATTAAAGTCATTAAAAGATGAAACCCACGCAGGGAAAATAGCAAAAAAATTGCTGGCAGTGTTTACAGAGCCATTCAATGTTAGCTCTCATCAGATACTCATTACCGCCAGTGCGGGCATTGCCACGTTTCCTCATGATGGACAAACAATTAATGAGTTATTACGTAATGCTGATATTGCAATGTATCGTGCCAAAGAACAAGGAGGAAACCAATTTCAATTTTATACTTATAGTCTTGGTAAAAAGAGTGCTGCGCGCATGGAGTTGGAATCCGAATTGTATAAAGCCTTTGAGAATCAAGAATTTTTCTTGTGCTACCAACCTCAACTGGATGTCGCCACACAAAGGCTAATTTCAGTTGAAGCCCTAATTCGATGGCGTCACCCCACAAAAGGAATTATCCTTCCGATAAATTTTATGCCATTGGTGGAAGAAACAGGCCTCATCATCCCCATTGGTGAATGGGTACTAAGAGAGGCTTGCTCACAGAATAAGAAGTGGCAGGAACTCGGTCTACCTAAAATTCGTGTTGCAGTTAACATTGCATCAAAACAATTGAAGCAGCCTAATTTTACTAAATTTGTTCGCAATATATTGAAAGAAACCCATCTAGATCCTGAGTATCTTG harbors:
- a CDS encoding EAL domain-containing protein; its protein translation is MRAATKNVKILIIDDNPAIHSDFIKILTTKNSSDDLELANFEQKVLGKKNQEPTLPAFRLVTATQGQEGVEKISQAVQENDPYALAFVDIRMPPGWDGIETAKKIWEIDPNIQIVICTAYSDYSWEETIQHLGQRENLLILKKPFDSIAVRQLSCALTKKWQLLQQNREYTQLLEQQVKERTQSLQESLSVTRGTLESSADGILVMNNNEEIIDFNANLVNMFKVPNRLMNTQKAGLVLEYIAERLEKSEHFLKLTEKMTHLKNTTKTTTLKCKDSRILDIYTQPYKLNKKICGRIWCFRDITKRALLEEQLQYQATHDSLTELPNRVLLTDRLAQLISHAKRNKSNFCVLFLDIDRFKLINDSFSHTAGDKLLKDVVERIRHVMREEDTLARLGGDEFVAVLKSLKDETHAGKIAKKLLAVFTEPFNVSSHQILITASAGIATFPHDGQTINELLRNADIAMYRAKEQGGNQFQFYTYSLGKKSAARMELESELYKAFENQEFFLCYQPQLDVATQRLISVEALIRWRHPTKGIILPINFMPLVEETGLIIPIGEWVLREACSQNKKWQELGLPKIRVAVNIASKQLKQPNFTKFVRNILKETHLDPEYLELEVTEKVILHNTEAAAIFCDLKQMGIHLALDDFGSGYTILNHLKSFPIDRVKIDQSYIDHIRLNQADEILVQAIIALAKNLNLEVVAEGVVSKEQIDFLENHQCTEAQGFYFCKPLISKEFENFLKKTKY